In Chlorocebus sabaeus isolate Y175 chromosome 9, mChlSab1.0.hap1, whole genome shotgun sequence, the genomic stretch TTTCCttgataatatcctgaagtgtattttccaagttggttccattctccccatcactttcaggtgtACCAGTCAAaagtaggtttggtcttttcacatagtcccatatttcttggaggctttgttcctttttttttttttttctctaatcttgtcttcacactttatttcattaagttgatcttcaatctctgatatcctttcttccacttgatcgatttggctattgatacttgtgtatactTCATggagttctcatgctgtgtttttcaggttcatcaggtcatttatgttcttctctaaactgttaGCAATTCCTCTGACCTTTTTTTAAGCtccttagcttccttgcattgggttaaaaaatgctcctttagctcggaggagtttgttattacccaccttctatAGCCTACttgtgtcaattcatcaaactcattcttcatccagttttgttcctttgctggcaaagagttgtgatcctttggaggagaagaggcagtctggtttttggaattttcagcctttttttgctggtttttcctcatcttcatggatttatttacctttggtctttgctgttggtgacctttggatggaatTTTTGCGtggtcatcctttttgttgatgttgatgctatcaCTTTCTTTTTGTTAGTATTCCTTCTatcagtcaggcccctcttctgcagttCTGCTGGAGTTTGCTCAGGGTCtgcttcagaccctgtttgcctgagtatcaccagcagaggctggagaacagcaaaaattactgcctgctccttcttctggaagctttgtcccataggggcacctgccagatgtcAGCTGGAGCTCTGTTGTATGAGGCATCTATCTACCCCTGCTGGGAGATGTTTCCCaatcaggaggcatgggggtcagggacccacatGAGAAGGTAGTCTGTCCCTTACCAGAACTTAAGCGCTCTGCTGGGACATCCGCTGCTCTCTttagagctggcaggcaggaacgtttaagtctgctgaagctgcactcatagccgccccttcccccacatgctctgtcccagggagatgggagttttatctataatcccttgcctggagctgctgcctttctttcagagacattctgcccagagaggaggaatctagagagcaGGAGTGGCTTTCAAAAGTCTCTAAGATATCTAATTTGGGGGCATTCAATGTCCAACATAACATATGAAGAGAAAGCTTATGGGCCCATTAAATTGAGAGTCACATGCTGGTGAAGACTTtgctaaaagaaaaagcaagcgcTTCTAGAAAGCACTTTATCCCTGAAAAAgataggagaaaaggaaggaaaatgaacatCCCTAAGGCCACTGTCAGAAAGACTGATGCTGATCATGTCTCCACCTCCTTGTAGTGTGGAACTTACAATTTTTCTAAAGTACTGATTTCTCAATACCTCTCACTGGCCTATGTGCATATCCAAATGACAGGCTGTTTACTCTTGTTATTCCTTTGGTAATCAAGAGATGATCACTGAGGGGGGAAAtacaaaacacaatttttaaatataaaagcattCTGGACATATAAAAGTGGTGTTTCAGTTTTcagatgaattttttaaagttatgtacAGTTCTTATCAAAATGTATGTGGCCAACATTTCCTGAGTTTTTTAGGACATACAGTTGCCAGGTTATCAAAAGTTGTAAATTTACATATACTTCTTGCTGGTAGGTGGGTAACCCTGGAAGGTCAGGCTTTTAGCTAGGCTGAAGAACGTCGGTAGTTATTCTGGCAACAGGATCCAAACTAATATTTTGTTCCTGAGGCCAACCGAGTGGCAACAAAGTGATTCGTGGTTGAATTGAATCCAGCTGGATATTTCTCCAGCGTATTTTAAGAAGCACTGCCTGGTGAGAAGTGTGAATTGTGGTCTAGGCGGAGACAAGGCCAGAGTCAGAGGATATGGCTAAGGCAGTGATGGGAGAAGGGATGCAGACACAGAAGATGGGGAATCCAGAGTAGTTGGATTGCAGTTTGCAGAACCTGTGAGGATCTTCTACAAGTGTAGGAAGGACTGTGAGAGTAGGTGTGGCAGCTTCAAGGACAGTGGGTCGCAGCTGTACTATATTTTCTGTAGAGGCAGCATGACGTCGAGTTAGAAGCATGATCCTGGATCCATACTGTCTAGTTTTGAATGCTCCTTCTGTCACTCACTAGCTATCTGGTgttagacaagttacttaactgttCTGTGCCTCCGTTTCAGAACTGTAAACTGGGGATAATAGTatgttgatgaaaagagtcaaattctttaaaatatttgaattttcattaGTAACAAGTGGCCCGTGACACAGTCccacgagattctgtctcaggtGGTCAGGCTAaacttcattttatacattttagggagacataagacatcgaTCAATACATGTAAGTTGTACATTGGCTTGGtctagaaaggcaggacaactggaaACAGGGGTGTCCAGGTTGTAGGTGGATTCGGGAATTTTTTAATTGGCAGTAAATTGAAAGGATTAAGTTGTTGTCTAAAGATCCTGATTCAATACAagggaatgtctgggttaagagaAGGGGTTATGGAGACCAAGAGTCCCATTGTGCAGACAGAATCAATAGAAGGGAgtatttcttatcagacttaaagagtctgttctTTCAATCTTAAGGTGcctgttttaatgttaatactGGTCAGCTGTGTCTGAATTCCAAAGAGGGGAGAGTAAAATGAGGCATGTCTAGCCCCCATCCCTCTGACCTTATtgtggcctgaactagtttttcaggtttacttCGGAATATCCTTGGCCAAGGGGAGGGTCCATCAGCTGGCTGGgtggcttagaattttatttttgatttacaaaTAGTACCCATCACATTGGGTTATTGGACATATGAAAGGGATGTATGTGTAAGGCACATGACAAGAGCTCTCAAGTGTTAGAAGTTATAATTCTGATCTAGGTTTCCCTAATGtccaaatttatttgttttgaaggtGTTGGGAATTGCATGCTGTGACAGATGATCTCGCTTTTCACTCAGTCTTGAGAGGAGGGCACAGGGGCCTGGTCCATAGCAcactaaataaaaaatgaagcaaCTATGGGCAGTCAAGATTGAAAGGAGTTTTCAGTTTCAACTCACAGGGAGCTAGGTGAAGGGAAATTAGGGAGAAGTATGAACCCACCTTCAGTCAAAGAtatgataaacaaaacaaaagtcacagtagagttttttaaaaattaaaaagaaaccccACATCCAAACACTTGAAATATTGTGATCTAGTTGAAAGAAAGGAATGTGGGCATGAAATAAAGGTTTGGGGGAAGCGATCTTCCTTCGTAGTGAACAGGGGTTGGTCCAGAAatgcccatgggccaaatctggcctacTGCTGGTTTGTGTATGATTAACAAGCTACgattgctttttacttttttaaatgttgaaaaaaatcaaaagaagaatattcATAATATGTGAAAACTAGGTGCAATTTCCATTTCAgtgttcataaataaaatttgattataACACAGCCATACTTGTTTTTTTATGGATTGTCCCTGGCTGGTTTCTTGCTTCAAGGGCAGAACTGAGTGTTTGGGACGAGATTGTACACCCTCTATGCcttaaatatttactctctgatCCTTTCCAGAAGTTATTGACCCCTGGTATTAATGAGTTAAAGCATGGCTGTATTTCTCACTGCTTCGTGTTCCCTGAAcaccatttattattttctctctttgtaaTAATGTATAACATGCATGGAAGCatagttttatttcacttaaccctTTACaatgattatattaaaattaggATGCTCtttttgaagattaaaaattacagttttagCTATtacatgcagggcttaatacctaggtaatgggttgataggtgtagcaaaccaccatggcacacatttacctatgtaacaaacctgcacgtcctgcacatgtatcctggaacttaaaattaaaaaaaaaaaatcacagttttgCAGTTTACAAAATTCCACCAGGAAACTCTAAATTACTCTTCAAtaccctgggggaaaaaaatcctgcATCTTTCTAAACCACAGACATGTTTTTGTGGGATGAAGGCTGAGGAAACTAGCCTCCAATGTGTAATTTGATTTTCCCCACTCTCTCCTATCttatgtgttcaataaatatctgttgaattgaTTTTCATCATGTTGACAGATAAACTTGGTTGGCAAGAATAGGaaagttatttgtttatttgttctatGTGAAAATATAGAACTTTCAAAACACCTAGGGCAGTTATCTAATGATGTGGCACTTTGTTAGAATCTGTACAAAGAAATGTTAGGCAAAAATCACAAATTTATAGTTAATGGGTACTAATGCAGCCAGCAATACATGAGGTCACCCTGCTGTTTTTAATTCTGTCCGTGTGTTTTCTGTagcatttttaacttttacaGTATATGCCACATttaatgagagaaagaaaggattaCGTTTGTCTACTGTTACTACTTCTCAGTAGTTAGCAAAGAGATACTCTCTTAGCAGTCTATTTTAGCTGCCATTCCATTAACATGAGACATTAATatttgcaaagtttttttttcctttggcaatGAAGGGgttaactttaaaatatgttaagaagGGACAACTGAGGtcccaaagaaaatattttcttaccacTCTAAGGCAGAGCCATTTGGCTATTTAGAAGAATTGTTTTATAAGACGGGTTTTTATAGCAATCATATCCATGCAATCAGTGATGCCTCTGAGCTTGGTCCTATTGGCATCCTCATGAAGTTATAATGTAATTTAATATTGACCATCTTAAACATATGATCAACTTTttcagactattttttttttcctgatttttcacATGACATTTCCCAGTggcacttaaattttaaaatgctctgtTTTTAAAGATTGAAATCAGAACCAGATGAGAACAGTACCAATTGCTTAGGCTACCATAACTCGGCAACACTGTGTGTTTAATGTGATCAGTGCTAAAAATGTGCATTATTCACAGTGTTACACAGATGTATAAACCAGTATACTTTGTAATTTAAATACcctaaaaattatacttttctcATAATTGTATTAATGCATGAAAAGTGTGAATCACTCATTCTGGTGATTCAGCAATGGATTTGAACTATCAAGCCATTATAAATATCCTTAAACTGCaatatactgtttttaaaaagttaaatatgaaaatttaCTTCTCTGGAATACATATGTAGAATGGAGCCTGACACATAAGTgcaaagaaagtagtttcatGATGATactttgttttggggtttttttgtttgtttgtttgtttgtttgtttgagacggagtctcgctctatcacgaggctggagtgcagtggcgcaatcatggctcatgcaacctctacttcctgggttcaagcaattctcctgcctcagcctcccgagtagctgggactacaggcgtgtggcaacatgcccagctaatttttttttttttttttttttttttttttgaggcggagtctcgctctgtcgcccaggctggagtgcagtggccggatctcagctcactgcaagctccgcctcccgggttcccgccattctcctgcctcagcctccccagtagctgggactacaggcgcccgccacctcgcccggctagatttttgtattttttagtagagacggggtttcaccgtgttagccaggatggtcttgatctcctgacctcgtgatccgcccgtctcggcctccctaatttttgtatttttagtagagacagggtttcaccatattggccaggatggtctcgaactcccgaccttgtgatccacctgccttggcctcccaaagtgctgggattacaggcctgagccaccgcgcccagccaatggtACTTGTTATTCGGGCTATTGGGGTCAAACTGACTGAGTGTGAATCCTATTTATGTTCTTTACAGATTTTTGATCCATGGCAAATTTCTCAACCATTCCAGCCCTAGGTCACTTTATCTCTAGATTGGAAATAATAATAGGACCTACTCAATGGGATCAGTAAAAACATTAAACATGATTGTGCAACATGAAGTGCTTAACAGTGTCTGAGCTGCAACTTCTAATTCTTAAATGTTCTATCAGTATTgctatattattgttattattgttatcttCTATCTTCTTACTATGATTTTAATATAAAGTTACATATAAATGCCagtgtaaaaaataaattgaattgtgATACTACGAATTCTAATCCTGAGAGCCTGAGATTACGAGGTTGAACAGTTCCCGTTCCCTTTTTAGGTTCAAGTGTTGGCCTTTTCATATATGCTGCTCTGCAGAGGATGCTGGTTGAGTTCTATGGACTGGATGGATGCTTGCTGATTGTGGGTGCTTTGGCTTTAAATATATTAGCCTGTGGCAGTCTGATGAGACCCCTCCAATCTTCTGATTGTCCTTTGCCTAAAAAAATAGCTCCAGAAGATCTACCAGATAAATACTGCatttacaatgaaaaaggaaagaatctggaagaaaacataaacatTCTTGACAAGAGCTACAGTAGCGAGGAGAAATGCAGGAGCACGTTAGCCAATGGTGACTGGAAACAAGAGAGCCTACTTCTTAAAAACCCCACAGTGACACACACAAAAGAGCCTGAAACGTACAAAAAGAAAGTTGCAGAACAGACATATTTTTGCAAACAGCTTGCCAAAAGGAAGTGGCAGTTATATAAAAACTACTGTGGAGAAACTGTggccctttttaaaaacaaagtattttcagCCCTTTTCATTGCTATCTTACTCTTTGACATCGGAGGGTTTCCACCTTCATTACTTATGGAAGATGTAGCAAGAAGTTCAAATGTGAAAGAAGAAGAGTTTATTATGCCACTTATTTCCATTATAGGCATTATGACAGCAGTTGGTAAACTGCTTTTAGGGATACTGGCTGACTTCAAGTGGATTAATACCTTGTATCTTTATGTTGCTACCTTAATCATCATGGGCCTCGCCTTGTGTGCAATTCCATTTGCCAAAAGCTATGTCACACTGGCGTTGCTTTCTGCGATTCTAGGGTTTTTTACTGGTAATTGGTCCATCTTTCCATATGTGACCACAAAGACTGTAGGAATTGAAAAATTAGCCCATGCCTATGGGATATTAATGTTTTTTGCTGGACTTGGAAATAGCCTTGGACCACCCATCGTTGGTAAGATATTAATCTTAAAGTCATCCCATTTTACGGTTCTTCCCTGTCATATCTCCAGATATAGAAATCCAGATTGTAATAGTAGCACAGATTTGTACAAAATAAATCTGCATGGAACATCTCATGGTAATGATTTATTCAAGACTGCTTTGATGTAATTGAGAACACCAGTATGCATGCTCTGGGATTTGTGTTCACTCTTTATTTGGGAGAAACTCAAAGTGcctgcttattctttttttttttttttgagatggagtttcgctctgttgcccaggctggagtgcagtgacgcaatctcagctcactgcaaactccgccttctaggttcacgccattctcctgcctcagcctctggagtagctgggactacaggcgcccgccaccacgcccagctaattttttgtttttgtttttgttttttagtagagatggggtttcaccatgttaggcaggatggtctcgatctcctgacctcgtgatcaggaagtcacgtgcctcggcctcccaaagtgctgggattacaggcttgagccaccacgcctggtctgcCTGCTTATTCTTATCCAAACATTTGGGAGATCCTCTTCTGACTCCCAGTAAACCATTGGGAGTAGTGGAGTAATATATATCCtaattataactatatataaaacTGATGAAATTAGGGTGTGGGCTGGATGTTCGTACTATTTCCATgaaacttactttttttcttactgtCTTTTCAGGTTGGTTTTATGACTGGACCCAGACCTATgacattgcattttattttagtgGCTTCTGCGTCCTGCTGGGAGGTTTTATTCTGCTGCTGGCAGCCTTGCCTTCTTGGAATACATGCAACAAGCAACTCCCCAAGCCAGCTCCAACAACTTTCTTGTACAAAGTTGCCTCTAATGTTTAGAGGAATATTGGAAGACactatttttgctattttatacCATATAGCAACAATATTTTAACAGATTCTCAAGCAAATTTTCTAGAGTCAAGATTATTTTCTTATAGCAAAATTTCACAGTGGATGACTCTGAgtgaattattattgttttttacatATCCTATTTTTTATGTAGTGTATGCGTAGCCTCTatctcatgtatttttttctctttctcctccccgcACCATCAATGGGACTATTCTATTTTACTGTTGTTCACTAGTTCTTAACATTGTAAAAAGTTTGACCAGCCTCACAAAGCTTTCTCTATCTAAAGAAGTATAATTTCTCTGCCGACTCCATTTATTCCACTGCAAGGCACCTAGAGAGACCACTCCTATTTTAAAAGTGATGCAAGCAGCATGATAAGATATGTGTGAAGCCCACTAGGAAATAAATCATTCTCTTCTCTATGTTTGACTTGCTAGTAAACAGAAGACTTCAAGCCAGCCAGGAAATTAAAGTGGTTACTAAAACAGCCTTAAGAATTGCAGTGGAACAAattggtcattttttaaaaaaaagttattttaacctACAGTCACCAGTTTtcattattctgttttatttacctCACTGAAGTACTCGCATGTTGTTTGGTACCCACTGAGCATACACTGTTTCAGTCCCTAAGGTGTTTGCTGAGATGTGGGTGAACTCCGAATGGAGGAGTAGTCACTGTAGACTTTCTTCATGGTTGGCCACTCCAGCCTTGCTCACTTTTGTTTCTTGACCATCCACTCAGCTGATGTTTCCCGGGAAGTGCTAATTTTACCTGTTTCCAAATTGGAAACACATTTCTCAATCATTCCATTCTGGCAAATGGGAACCATCCATTTGCTTTGGGCACAGTGGGGATGGGTTGCAAGTTCTTGCGTATCCTCCCGGTGAAGCAGTTATTTGCTACTATCGGATTTTACCACTATCAAATTTAATTCAAGGGCAGAACTaaaagtgagtgtgtgtgtgtgtgtgtgtgtgcgcgcgcgcatgtgCTATGCATGCTCTAAGTCTCCGTGGGATATGGGAATGGAAAAGGGCAATAAGAAATTCATACCCTTATTCAATTGCATTTAACCTTAAGAAAAATGTCCTTGGGATAAACTCCAATGTttaatacattgatttttttcctaaagaaatggGTTTTAAACTTTGGTGTGCATCAGAATCCTCTGCagatctttttgaaaatataggtGCCTGGGTATCATGTGTGGAGCTTTTAATTCTGCTGGTGTAGGCTGTTGCCCAAGCATCTATCATTTTATTGAGCTCTTCGAGTGATTCTGATAACACAGCCTGGATTGAGAGTTTTTATAAGATTGGcaatggaaaaacatttattcttttaaataataattttctaaaaacccAAGAGGTCAGGGTTTTTTATAAACAAATAGCCAAGTGTTCTTTAAATAGGAGGCACCCTTCCCATTGTGCCAAAatcatcttttcatttcttttgaaatatgtatgGTTATTTTATACTTGTATGTTGCCTTTCTTTGAAGGCGCCTGAAGCACTTTATAAGCACGAATCCtcacagtatctctgtgaggtagGTAAATAGTACTTTTCTATGTAGTAAACCTGGAGTATGGAGAATTTCCTAACAGTTCATTCTACTTAATAATGCAATAATGGAGCTCCAAGATGTCTTGGACTTCTACACCACACTCAGACTTCTGGAAAGTTTTCCGTACCTCATTCTTTAGTCCCTGTCAAGgttagtaaataaaataagtgacattaaaaaaacaaaaaaaaacaaaaaaaccaactacCTGTTGTGTTGAAAGTTCCTTTTTGCCAATGTTATGTTCAGGAAACCCAATAACCTGAAAAAGTTTGACTTTGATGTGACATCTTCATATTCATCAATGCTGATAATTGTCCAAAGGCATCTTCACTATGTCTACTAAATAACATCCAATGTGGGCATTATCTATTGTCTAGGGGATGAATTTTaagttacaataaaatatttttgttttgcatcAGTTTGGTTGCTTTCTCTCCTCTTAGTTCTCCACCCAATTATAGTGACACATCACttgaatgtaaaactataaattacccagcataATTCAGACTCTGGAACTTGGTGACTGGACAAAAGCATATTCTAAATGCCTAGCTACTTTGATCATTGCCTTCCAAAAAGCTGGTATATCAGCTTTACCTCTTGTTGTAAAGAGTACTCTGCAGGTCTTAATTCTTAATAATAATTTCACCAATCATTTATAGAATTCTTAATATGTTTCAAGCTTATGTTGTTTAACCCTCATAATAACCTTGTGAGATGGAAATTATGACCCTCATTTTATAATCTAAAATATGATTGTCATAATACTATGGACAGCATATTATAAAAGTATAAGTAATTTCCAAAACCAAAACGCAAAATGTTTCTCTTTGTAGAAATTAAAGTAAACCCTTTAATTTCTAACATGGTTTAGAAATTAGGCCTACCCAGGAGGGTTGCTCTAAAACTAATCCTTTAGTGAACAGAGAAAATTTTCTGTAGGGTAATCATGTCAGCAGGGAAGAAGGTTCAGCCACCAATCTTTAAAGGGCTCATGAGGAACAATTCCCAAGAACCAGGAGTTCCAGCACTGGGAGGTCATGACCAAAAACATATGTGCCAGCCAACCAGTCCCATGACCTTAGGTAGCCTCAGCACTTAGCAATTGGTATAGAATTATCCTAACTCAGGATGTTCCAGGACATAAAGGGGAGCTCCATTTTGAAACAAAGGacatctcattttctcttttacttagGAATATTATACTGAGCGCATAAAATACATGATTTACATTAGCAGTGTCATGCACTTTCTCCTTCATTAATAACAatcttgggctgggcacagtggctcatatctgtaatcccagcactttgggagacttgaggccagaagttggagaacagcccggtcaacatggtgaaaccccatctcaactaaaaatacaaaaattaaccaggtgtgctagcacatgcctgtaatcccagctactcgggtgactgaggcaggagagtcacttgaacctgggagttggaggctgcagtgagccaagattgtgccactgcatttcagcctgggtgacagaatgagaccccatctcaaaaagaaaaaagaaaaaatcttgggACTGTCTGCTATATAGTCAATTGTATATAAAGGATGGTTAGTAAGATCCCTCTTTGAATAAGGAGTTTAATCTCAGTCAGTTAAAATGATCAGAGCTCTATGAATACGTGGATAATACTTGGGACTGCAGTGTACACACTTGTTAAGGTTGTGATTCCACAACCAGATTGCCTATCTCGGTCCCTGTGGCCAGGGGGGCTattgtgggaattaaatgagattcCCAGTATATATACCTGACATGGTAGATgtccaataaaatattagctattatttttgtcGTCATTCTTAAATGCATTGCTTCTCTGTACCTGAGGGAGGCATCAGGTGTTCGGGAACTGGTGTAGGGTTAATGTTTGCATTAAAGAGCTTCATTTGGAAGAATAATGAGCCTCTGTTATTCCTAATCACTTAACTGTCACAGCTCTTGCCTGTTCTTGTCAAAATCTTCTTTCCTTAAGGATTCATGACTCAGCACATTTTTTGGAATTGCCATTCAGAAGCTCtgacacaaaacaaaacacaggctGTTCCTCCACAAATCAAATAGAAGCCACTTTGTAAATTGAATTGCTATGGGaatttgaactttttctttttcttaaggacTCTCATCTGAACTGCTCAGAAGGTGGGCCTGAAATTGGGCAGAAAGCAAAATGATCTGATTTGTTTACTGAGTACTAATTGGCTTCGGCTCAGGGCCCTTAcctcactgctttccagccttTGAGACTTACTCTTGAGGGAGTGCAATTTCTTGCCAGGTCTCCTGGGATTCTATTCCTAGTAGATCTCAGCCGCATTAGTTGTTTTTTTGCTGCATGCATTCCTTGTCCTAATGAgtcatttacttttattctttctccttgcaaaaagaaaaatttaaatttaatcagtgtttaataaaaaaagatattctaaaaTCTTTGGTAAGCAACATGTTTTCAATACCTAATAATTAACTGTGGTCAAGTGCTTTCCTGCGATAGATCAACTTAAAACTACATAGCCACAAATATATGCTTATTCTTTTCTCCTGGAAAAGTTCCTGATAAGCAAgttgtgattcctccagcttaaATCTGAAAACTGCTGAATATCTACAGCTCTAATAGGGCATTGCTAAGGGCAGCCCAAATGACTTTAGAACCCTAGCAACAAAGGAGCAGGCATTTTTCTGGAAAGCACTCCCTAGTAAACTTCCTGCATGCAAACTCTGTTCCATAGTCTTTCCCACCAGGAAACAGGACAACTGAAATCCCAACATGTTGAGATAATGCCAAATACACAGAGTCATcagagcagagagggagggagacaccTTTCTTGAAGGCCTTTTATGTGCCCAGTATTGTTCCAGGTACTTCACAAACCATGTCTTGTCCTGTTTAAGCTCTAAAGCTGTTGGCAAGACTGGCTGCTCGACTGTCAAGATACCACAAAGACGCCTTCTTGTCTTAGGACATTTGGAGTCTGGCTCTTTCCTGACAGGTTCAGATACTTCGTTTCTTATTCATCCAACATTTCTTAAGTGAGCACCTAGTATGTGTTGGGTACTCTCCCAGGTACCAAGGATATAATGATGAGCAAGATAGACAAGGTTCCTGTACTCTTTGAGCTCATCGGTGCCCCAGAGTTGATCAGAATAAGTTAGATGGCAACGCAGTTGTAACAGAAGCTTCAGCTCCTGTGGGAAATTCTGGAGCTGGGATGGTCCTTCAGCATTGGCCCAGTGGAGTTCAGTCAT encodes the following:
- the SLC16A9 gene encoding monocarboxylate transporter 9 yields the protein MELKKSPDGGWGWVIVFVSFFTQFLCYGSPLAVGVLYIEWLDAFGEGKGKTAWVGSLASGVGLLASPVCSLCVSSFGARPVTIFSGFMVAGGLMLSSFAPNIYFLFFSYGIVVGLGCGLLYTATVTITCQYFDDRRGLALGLISTGSSVGLFIYAALQRMLVEFYGLDGCLLIVGALALNILACGSLMRPLQSSDCPLPKKIAPEDLPDKYCIYNEKGKNLEENINILDKSYSSEEKCRSTLANGDWKQESLLLKNPTVTHTKEPETYKKKVAEQTYFCKQLAKRKWQLYKNYCGETVALFKNKVFSALFIAILLFDIGGFPPSLLMEDVARSSNVKEEEFIMPLISIIGIMTAVGKLLLGILADFKWINTLYLYVATLIIMGLALCAIPFAKSYVTLALLSAILGFFTGNWSIFPYVTTKTVGIEKLAHAYGILMFFAGLGNSLGPPIVGWFYDWTQTYDIAFYFSGFCVLLGGFILLLAALPSWNTCNKQLPKPAPTTFLYKVASNV